GCCGGCGATCTGCTCGGCGAACTCAACACGATCAAGGGCCCATCCTGCACCGATGCAGCACTCAGGGTGCTCGGCCTGTCTTTTGCGGGCTGGAACGTGATTGCCGGAATTCTGCTCGCAGCCTTCGCCTTCGCAGGCGTTCGCAAAGCCGCTTGATCAAGGCTGCAGTTCGGTATCCCAGTAGAGATAGTCGAGCCAGCTGTCATGCAGATAGTTTGGCGGGAACAGCCTGCCGTTATTGTGCAGATCCTGCACCGTCGGCTGATAGGGCTTCTGCGACGGGAACATGCTTGCCTGCTTGGGAAGCTTGCTGCCCTTGCGCAGATTGCAGGGCGAACAGGCTGCCACGACATTCTCCCAGGTGGTCTCGCCGCCATGGGCGCGCGGGATGACGTGGTCGAAGGTCAGATCGTCATGGGCGCCGCAATACTGGCATTCGAACCGGTCGCGCAGGAACACGTTGAACCGGGTGAAAGCGGGATTGCGGGACGGCTGAACGTAGGTCTTGAGACACACGACACTCGGAAGCCGCATCGAGAAACTCGGCGAGGAAACCGAATGCTCGTATTCCGCGATGATGTTCACGCGGTCGAGAAATACCGCCTTGATCGCGTCCTGCCAGGACCACAGCGACAAGGGATAATAACTCAGTGGCCGGAAGTCAGCGTTCAGGACGAGCGCTGGCAGGGCCTGTGGGGAGACTGCAATCGTCAAGGGACTCTCCTGATCGATTCGGCATCTGCACCTGTATATTAGGCCGGTTGTTACAGGATTGTGAAGTCCAATAAATTCGGAGGATAAAGGCAATTTGAAGAGTGTTGCCGATCAGCTGGTCGGCACCATGTCGCGGCGCGTTTTCGCGGCGTAATAGGCCCAGAAAAGCCGGGCCGCCACGGAGCGCCACGGCGACCAGGGTTCCGCCAAGGCAGCCAGAGCCTTTGCTTCAGGCCGGGCCGCGAGACCGAATGCCGCGCCGACGGCATTCTGAAGCGCGACATCGCCGGCCGGAAAGACATCGGCATGGCCGCCGCAGAACATCAGATAGACCTCCGCCGTCCACGGACCGACGCCCTTCAGCGCGGTGAGTTCGCCAAGCGCTTCTTCAGGCGGCATCAGGCAGAGCCCGGAAAGATCGAGGCGGCCGGAGGCAACGGCTTCGGCGATCCGCGACAGGGTCTCAGCCTTGGCGCGTGACAGGCCGAATTCACGCCAGGCCTCGGCGTGAAGCAGCGCATAGCCCTCGGCGGTCAAAAGACCGTCCGCCGGCAGCATGCGCCGCCAGATCGCCTCGGCACTGGCGCGCGATACCATTTGTGAGACGATGATATGGGCAAGGCCGGCAAAACCCGGTTCGCGCAACCGCAGCGGAACGGGCCCTGCATCCACCGCGATCGGCACAAGGCGTGGATCGACACGAAGCAGTGCTTCGAGCCCCCGGCTGACGTCGTCTTCGTTGCGGATGATCTGCACATCGCCTCGCAGTGGTTCAAAACCTAAATCCATGGCAGAAGAAAGCATGACCACGAGCGAGCGTCAAAAACCTGTCTTTCGTTTTGCGCCGAGTCCCAACGGACAGTTGCATCTCGGCCATGCCCTCTCGGCTCTCCTGAACCGCGACATGGCGGCGATCGCGCGTGGGCGCCTGCTGCTGCGCATCGAGGATATCGACCAGGCGCGCTGCACTCCAGAGTTCGAGGCCGGCATCCTGAGCGATCTCGACTGGCTTGATATCGGCTGGGAAAGCCCGGTGCGGCGCCAGTCGGAACATTTCCCCGAATATCAGGCAGTACTGCACGCGCTGATCGAGCGCGGCCTGGTCTATCCGGCCTTCCTGACCCGAGGCGAGGTGAAGGCGCGCGTCGCTGCCTATGAGGCGGCCGGTGAATCCTGGCCGCGCGATCCCGACGGCACGCCACACTATCCCGCAAACGATCGCGAGCGCCCGGAAGACGAGTGGCGGGAAATGCTGACCTCGGGAAAGAAACATGCCTGGCGGCTCGATATGCGCAAGGCGCTGGACCTGATCGGCGAACTGCTGTTCTGGACCGAAACCGGCGACGGCAGATCGGGCGAGATCGCCGCCGACCCCGAAGTCTGGGGCGATGTCATCCTGTCGCGCTCGGACGCCCCGTCGAGCTATCATCTTTCAGTCGTCGTCGACGATGCGCTGCAGGGCGTCACCCACGTCGTGCGCGGCCTCGACCTCTTCCCCGCGACATCGGTGCACCGCCTGCTGCAGGTGTTGCTCGACCTGCCGCAACCGATCTATCACCATCACCGTCTCATTCTCGATGCGGCCGGCCGCAAGCTTTCGAAAAGCGACGGCGACAGCGGGCTTGGCGAATTGCGCGCCCGCGGCATGTCATGGGCCGATATTCGCCGCCTTGTCGGGCTCTGATGCCCGTTCGGCACGCTCTCTGCCGACGATCGAAAGCGTGTGGGAGAACATCCGGAAGACGCGGAATTTGATCAGCGCTGCATTGATCTCCGCCCCGATGATGAAGATGACGCCGATCA
This Rhizobium sp. NZLR1 DNA region includes the following protein-coding sequences:
- a CDS encoding DNA-3-methyladenine glycosylase; this encodes MLSSAMDLGFEPLRGDVQIIRNEDDVSRGLEALLRVDPRLVPIAVDAGPVPLRLREPGFAGLAHIIVSQMVSRASAEAIWRRMLPADGLLTAEGYALLHAEAWREFGLSRAKAETLSRIAEAVASGRLDLSGLCLMPPEEALGELTALKGVGPWTAEVYLMFCGGHADVFPAGDVALQNAVGAAFGLAARPEAKALAALAEPWSPWRSVAARLFWAYYAAKTRRDMVPTS
- the gluQRS gene encoding tRNA glutamyl-Q(34) synthetase GluQRS; amino-acid sequence: MTTSERQKPVFRFAPSPNGQLHLGHALSALLNRDMAAIARGRLLLRIEDIDQARCTPEFEAGILSDLDWLDIGWESPVRRQSEHFPEYQAVLHALIERGLVYPAFLTRGEVKARVAAYEAAGESWPRDPDGTPHYPANDRERPEDEWREMLTSGKKHAWRLDMRKALDLIGELLFWTETGDGRSGEIAADPEVWGDVILSRSDAPSSYHLSVVVDDALQGVTHVVRGLDLFPATSVHRLLQVLLDLPQPIYHHHRLILDAAGRKLSKSDGDSGLGELRARGMSWADIRRLVGL
- a CDS encoding HNH endonuclease, coding for MTIAVSPQALPALVLNADFRPLSYYPLSLWSWQDAIKAVFLDRVNIIAEYEHSVSSPSFSMRLPSVVCLKTYVQPSRNPAFTRFNVFLRDRFECQYCGAHDDLTFDHVIPRAHGGETTWENVVAACSPCNLRKGSKLPKQASMFPSQKPYQPTVQDLHNNGRLFPPNYLHDSWLDYLYWDTELQP